From a single Pseudomonas sp. A34-9 genomic region:
- a CDS encoding ABC transporter substrate-binding protein, with protein sequence MNGFRRLLAASVATFGLLTSAQSVMAAQAPIHFADLNWESGSLITDVLRIIVEKGYGLPTDTLPGTTITLETALANNDIQVIGEEWAGRSPVWVKAEAEGKVVSLGDTVKGATEGWWVPEYVIKGDPAKGIKPLAPDLRSVSDLKKYKDVFKDPETPSKGRFLNSPIGWTSEVVNKQKLTAYGLQDDYTNFRSGSGAALDAEISSSIRRGKPVLFYYWSPTPLLGKFKLVQLEEPPFDAEAWKTLTDADNPNPKPTRSLASKLSIGVSTPFQKQYPQIAEFFSKVDFPIEPLNKALAEMSEKHTAPRDAAVTFMKAHPDVWQAWLPKDVAEKVSADLK encoded by the coding sequence ATGAACGGATTTCGACGGTTATTGGCCGCCAGCGTGGCCACGTTCGGTTTGCTGACATCAGCGCAATCGGTGATGGCCGCCCAGGCGCCGATCCATTTTGCCGACCTGAACTGGGAAAGCGGCAGCCTGATTACCGATGTTCTGCGGATCATCGTCGAGAAGGGCTATGGTTTGCCGACCGACACTTTGCCTGGCACCACCATCACGCTGGAAACCGCACTGGCCAACAATGATATTCAAGTCATTGGCGAAGAATGGGCCGGGCGCAGTCCGGTGTGGGTCAAGGCCGAGGCCGAAGGCAAAGTCGTCAGCCTGGGCGATACGGTCAAGGGCGCTACCGAGGGTTGGTGGGTGCCGGAGTACGTGATCAAGGGCGACCCGGCCAAGGGCATCAAGCCGTTGGCGCCGGATTTGCGCAGTGTCAGCGATCTGAAGAAATACAAAGACGTGTTCAAGGACCCGGAAACACCGAGCAAGGGGCGATTCCTCAACAGCCCGATCGGCTGGACCTCGGAAGTGGTCAACAAGCAGAAGCTGACGGCTTACGGTCTCCAGGATGACTACACCAATTTCCGCAGTGGCTCAGGCGCGGCGCTGGATGCCGAGATCAGTTCTTCGATTCGTCGCGGCAAACCGGTGCTGTTCTACTACTGGTCACCGACGCCGCTGCTGGGCAAGTTCAAACTGGTGCAGCTGGAAGAGCCGCCGTTTGATGCCGAGGCGTGGAAGACGCTGACCGACGCCGATAATCCCAACCCGAAACCGACCCGATCGTTGGCCTCGAAGCTGTCGATTGGCGTGTCTACGCCGTTCCAGAAGCAGTATCCGCAGATTGCCGAGTTCTTCAGCAAAGTGGATTTTCCGATCGAGCCGTTGAACAAGGCGTTGGCGGAAATGAGCGAGAAGCACACGGCGCCACGGGATGCAGCGGTGACCTTCATGAAGGCCCACCCGGACGTGTGGCAGGCCTGGTTGCCGAAGGATGTGGCGGAGAAGGTTTCGGCTGATCTTAAATAG
- a CDS encoding DUF3995 domain-containing protein — MTFVLAQWLVTVFALISLMHVYWALGGQWAAAVVVPQVPVRGFVATVRPAFKPSGWLTLVVAAALLVIAVLVCMRVGWGMPAVTHKALQWVISAIALLMFARAIGDSHLVGFFKDVKDSRFARLDTWVYSPLCLALGAGLLAVAWV; from the coding sequence ATGACCTTTGTGTTGGCTCAATGGCTGGTGACGGTATTTGCCCTGATCAGCCTGATGCATGTGTATTGGGCGCTGGGTGGGCAGTGGGCGGCGGCCGTCGTGGTGCCGCAGGTGCCGGTGCGCGGATTTGTCGCAACGGTGCGCCCGGCATTCAAACCGTCGGGCTGGCTCACGTTGGTGGTGGCAGCCGCGTTGCTGGTGATCGCTGTGTTGGTGTGTATGCGGGTTGGCTGGGGAATGCCGGCGGTGACCCATAAGGCGTTGCAATGGGTGATCAGCGCAATTGCGCTGTTGATGTTTGCCCGGGCGATTGGTGATTCGCATCTGGTCGGGTTTTTCAAGGACGTGAAGGACTCGCGGTTTGCGCGACTGGACACCTGGGTGTATTCGCCGTTGTGTCTGGCGTTGGGAGCGGGGTTGTTGGCGGTGGCCTGGGTTTGA
- a CDS encoding Na+/H+ antiporter subunit C, with product MEEVIAIAIGVLAASGVWLILRPRTFQVVMGLCLLSYGVNLFIFSMGSLFIGKEPVIKDGVTQDLLHYTDPLPQALVLTAIVISFAMTALFLVVLLASRGLTGTDHVDGREPKE from the coding sequence ATGGAAGAAGTCATCGCAATCGCCATCGGCGTACTCGCCGCCTCCGGCGTCTGGCTGATCCTGCGGCCACGGACCTTTCAGGTGGTCATGGGCCTGTGTCTGCTGTCGTATGGCGTCAACCTGTTCATTTTCAGCATGGGCAGTCTGTTCATCGGCAAGGAGCCGGTGATCAAGGACGGCGTCACCCAGGACTTGCTGCACTACACCGACCCGCTGCCACAGGCCCTGGTCCTCACCGCGATCGTCATCAGCTTCGCCATGACTGCGCTGTTCCTCGTCGTTCTGCTCGCCTCGCGCGGCCTGACCGGCACCGACCACGTCGACGGCCGGGAGCCTAAAGAATGA
- a CDS encoding DUF2789 family protein, which yields MDLEGYNLKTLFDQLNLPSESADIDDFIETHPLDAETKLVDAPFWSESQKQTLEEWIGKDDDRAIVFDELNVRLHDGK from the coding sequence ATGGATCTCGAAGGCTACAACTTGAAAACCCTCTTCGATCAGTTGAACCTGCCTTCCGAAAGCGCAGACATCGACGACTTCATCGAAACCCATCCACTGGACGCCGAAACCAAACTGGTCGACGCCCCCTTCTGGTCGGAATCTCAAAAGCAAACGCTCGAAGAGTGGATCGGCAAAGACGACGACAGGGCAATAGTTTTCGATGAACTGAACGTACGCCTGCACGACGGCAAGTAA
- a CDS encoding monovalent cation/H+ antiporter subunit D: MMAMTHLIAAPILLPLLTAAIMLMLGERHRPLKAKINLFSSLIGLFISVLLLQWTQTTGVPGSIGVYLPGNWQAPFGIVLVVDRLSALMLVLTGVIGVSALLFAMARWDGAGSSFHALFQIQLMGLYGAFLTADLFNLFVFFEVLLAASYGLLLHGSGRARVSSGLHYISINLLASSLFLIGAALIYGVTGTLNMADLAMKIPLVPEADRGLLHAGAGILAVAFLAKAGMWPLNFWLVPAYSSASAPVAAMFAIMTKVGVYTLLRLWTLLFSGQAGASAFFGGDWLIYGGMATMACAALAILAAQRLERMASLSILVSAGILLSAVGFAQPNLIGAALFYLVSSTLALSALFLLAELIERSRSANEIPLEDESELLPRPQESLQPPKGINLDDEQKAVVGQVIPWTMAFLGLSFIACALLIIGMPPLSGFIGKLSLIGALLNPLGLGTGAPISNAAWALLALLILTGLASLMAFSRLGIQRFWTPQERPSPLLRKLECAPIFLLLGLSIVLTFKAEPLLRYTQATADALNNPQQYVMAVLGTRAVPSPEAKAAMLEVQP; the protein is encoded by the coding sequence ATGATGGCGATGACTCACCTGATCGCCGCACCGATTCTGCTGCCGCTGCTGACTGCCGCCATCATGCTGATGCTCGGTGAACGGCACCGACCGCTGAAGGCGAAAATCAACCTGTTCTCCAGCCTTATCGGCCTGTTCATTTCGGTGCTGTTGCTGCAATGGACGCAGACCACCGGCGTGCCCGGTTCCATCGGTGTGTACCTGCCGGGCAACTGGCAGGCGCCATTCGGCATTGTGCTGGTGGTCGATCGGCTGTCGGCGCTGATGCTGGTGCTGACCGGGGTCATCGGCGTCAGCGCCCTGCTCTTCGCCATGGCACGTTGGGACGGCGCCGGTTCGAGCTTTCACGCGTTGTTCCAGATTCAATTGATGGGCCTGTACGGCGCGTTCCTGACGGCGGATCTGTTCAACCTTTTCGTGTTCTTCGAAGTGCTGCTGGCCGCGTCTTATGGCCTGCTGTTGCATGGATCGGGTCGCGCGCGGGTGTCGTCGGGGCTGCATTACATCTCGATCAACCTGCTGGCCTCGTCGCTGTTTTTGATCGGCGCGGCACTGATTTACGGGGTTACCGGCACCTTGAACATGGCCGATCTGGCGATGAAGATTCCGCTGGTACCTGAAGCCGACCGTGGCTTGCTGCACGCCGGTGCAGGGATTCTCGCCGTCGCGTTCCTGGCCAAGGCCGGTATGTGGCCGCTGAATTTCTGGCTCGTACCCGCCTATTCATCGGCCAGTGCACCGGTGGCGGCGATGTTCGCGATCATGACCAAGGTTGGCGTCTACACCCTGCTGCGTCTGTGGACCCTGTTGTTTTCCGGGCAGGCCGGAGCGTCGGCATTCTTCGGCGGCGACTGGCTGATCTACGGCGGCATGGCGACGATGGCCTGCGCCGCGCTGGCGATTCTCGCCGCGCAACGCCTGGAGCGCATGGCCAGCCTGAGCATTCTGGTGTCGGCCGGTATCCTGTTGTCCGCAGTAGGCTTCGCCCAACCGAACCTGATCGGCGCAGCGCTGTTCTATCTGGTCAGCTCAACGCTGGCATTGAGCGCGCTGTTCCTGCTGGCCGAGCTGATCGAACGTTCGCGCTCGGCCAACGAGATCCCGCTGGAGGACGAAAGCGAACTGCTGCCGCGTCCGCAGGAATCCCTGCAGCCACCCAAAGGCATCAACCTCGATGACGAGCAGAAAGCCGTGGTCGGTCAGGTCATCCCATGGACCATGGCGTTTCTCGGCCTGAGCTTCATCGCCTGCGCCCTGCTGATCATCGGCATGCCGCCGCTGTCCGGTTTTATCGGCAAGCTCAGCCTGATCGGGGCATTGCTCAATCCGCTGGGCCTGGGCACGGGCGCGCCGATATCCAACGCGGCCTGGGCGTTGCTGGCGCTACTGATCCTCACCGGCCTCGCGTCGTTGATGGCGTTCTCGCGCCTCGGCATCCAGCGTTTCTGGACACCGCAGGAGCGTCCCTCGCCGCTGCTGCGCAAACTCGAATGCGCGCCGATCTTCCTGCTACTGGGGCTGAGCATCGTCCTGACCTTCAAGGCTGAACCCCTGCTGCGTTACACCCAGGCCACCGCCGACGCGCTGAACAACCCGCAGCAGTACGTGATGGCGGTGCTCGGCACTCGCGCCGTGCCGAGCCCGGAAGCCAAGGCCGCGATGCTGGAGGTGCAGCCATGA
- a CDS encoding Na+/H+ antiporter subunit G: MNAELSLWVEIPVAILLVLSGLFALIGAIGLLRMKDYFQRMHPPALASTLGAWCVALASIICFSALKSGPVVHAWLIPILLAITVPVTTLLLARAALFRKRMAGDDVPAEVSSRRTESGS, encoded by the coding sequence ATGAATGCTGAATTGTCTCTGTGGGTCGAGATTCCGGTGGCGATCCTGCTGGTACTCAGCGGTCTGTTCGCGTTGATCGGTGCGATCGGCTTATTGCGCATGAAGGATTACTTCCAGCGCATGCACCCGCCGGCACTGGCTTCGACCCTGGGTGCATGGTGTGTGGCATTGGCGTCGATCATCTGCTTTTCGGCGCTGAAGTCCGGGCCGGTGGTGCATGCCTGGCTGATTCCGATTCTGCTCGCGATCACCGTGCCGGTGACCACCTTGCTACTGGCTCGGGCGGCGTTGTTCCGCAAGCGCATGGCCGGGGATGATGTGCCGGCAGAGGTCAGCAGCCGCCGAACCGAGAGTGGTAGCTGA
- a CDS encoding methyl-accepting chemotaxis protein, with product MTRDGSLVGALPAPVLLPKNSWIAPTLQSIALMLLLAGMTLGEWSLYIGMPLAVLIIWLPRLRSRAIPESQPADLGSAMSELTRDLSYTTSHNALSAAGVAFSVKELASKLESQLDAAAQIVSNAEVMIATEHATSQLSREALEAASQAHHSSAAGRTELVDSISRMHQLSQRANASRELIEALSVRSDDIQRVTLVIQSIASQTNLLALNAAIEAARAGEHGRGFAVVADEVRGLAARTASATGEVGEMVADIQQRTAQVVEQIRQLSSDLQTGVEQVEHTGQHLDNIARLAAGVESQVGEIAQGAETNREQLDSLFKAIEQMRSDLAISDQQTRRLAEAAVQMEGQAETISERLAEVGLDDYHQRIYDLAREGASQITARFEADVEQGRISLEDLFDRQYQPIPNTQPAKFQTRFDRYTDQVLPAIQEPLLPRHEGLVFAIACTQQGYVPTHNQLFSQPLTGDAQVDAVNNRTKRKFADRTGIRCGSHQQPVLLQTYTRDTGELMHDLSVPIMIKGRHWGGLRLGYKPESPR from the coding sequence ATGACGAGAGATGGATCTCTGGTTGGGGCGTTGCCTGCACCAGTGCTTTTGCCGAAAAACAGCTGGATCGCACCGACCCTGCAAAGCATCGCCCTGATGCTGTTGCTGGCCGGCATGACACTGGGTGAGTGGTCGCTGTACATCGGCATGCCGCTGGCAGTGCTGATTATCTGGCTGCCGCGCCTGCGCTCCCGAGCCATCCCCGAATCTCAGCCTGCCGACCTTGGCAGCGCAATGTCCGAACTGACCCGCGACCTTTCCTACACCACCAGCCACAACGCGTTGTCGGCGGCCGGCGTGGCGTTTTCGGTCAAGGAACTGGCGAGCAAGCTCGAATCGCAACTCGATGCGGCGGCGCAGATTGTCAGCAACGCCGAGGTGATGATCGCCACCGAGCACGCGACGTCGCAACTCAGCCGCGAAGCCCTTGAGGCAGCGAGTCAGGCGCATCACAGCAGCGCAGCAGGGCGCACGGAACTGGTGGATTCGATCTCGCGCATGCATCAGCTCAGCCAGCGCGCCAATGCCAGCCGTGAATTGATCGAAGCCTTGAGTGTGCGTAGCGATGATATTCAGCGCGTGACGCTGGTGATTCAGTCGATTGCCAGTCAAACCAATCTGCTCGCATTGAACGCGGCGATCGAAGCGGCGCGAGCCGGTGAGCATGGTCGCGGTTTTGCGGTGGTGGCGGACGAAGTTCGCGGGTTGGCCGCGCGCACGGCGTCGGCAACCGGTGAAGTCGGTGAGATGGTCGCTGATATTCAGCAACGCACGGCGCAGGTGGTGGAGCAGATTCGCCAGCTGTCGAGTGATCTGCAGACCGGTGTCGAGCAGGTCGAGCACACCGGTCAGCATCTGGACAACATTGCACGATTGGCTGCCGGGGTGGAAAGTCAGGTCGGTGAAATCGCCCAGGGCGCGGAAACCAATCGCGAACAACTGGACAGTCTTTTCAAAGCCATTGAGCAAATGCGCAGCGATCTGGCGATCAGCGATCAACAGACCCGCCGCCTCGCTGAAGCGGCAGTGCAAATGGAAGGGCAGGCGGAAACCATCAGCGAGCGCTTGGCTGAAGTCGGTCTGGATGACTATCACCAGCGTATCTACGATCTGGCCCGCGAAGGCGCGAGCCAGATTACTGCGCGTTTCGAGGCGGATGTCGAGCAGGGCCGGATCAGCCTCGAAGACCTGTTTGATCGCCAGTATCAGCCGATCCCGAATACACAACCGGCGAAATTTCAAACCCGTTTCGACCGCTACACCGATCAGGTGTTGCCGGCAATTCAGGAGCCGTTGTTGCCGCGTCACGAGGGGCTGGTGTTCGCCATTGCCTGCACGCAACAGGGGTATGTGCCGACGCATAATCAGCTGTTCAGTCAGCCGTTGACGGGCGATGCGCAGGTCGACGCAGTGAACAATCGCACCAAACGCAAGTTTGCCGACCGCACCGGTATTCGCTGCGGTAGCCATCAGCAACCGGTGTTATTGCAGACCTACACCCGCGACACCGGTGAGCTGATGCATGACCTTTCGGTGCCGATCATGATCAAGGGCCGGCACTGGGGTGGATTGCGTCTGGGCTATAAGCCGGAAAGTCCGCGTTGA
- a CDS encoding TonB-dependent receptor produces the protein MKQLTLLASLCGCLSVNVWAQSTVDLAPITIDGESGAEPGLSLDQSSGMASRLGLSVRDTPASVAIANRNDIERHGAQNFQDAANTLPGVNASAPPGFGGFVSYRGFTSSQITQMFNGINVSGGLARPVDSWIYDRVELVGGPSSLINGAGSVGGSLNYVTKLASRDEQAVEGRISYGTYDTTETAFGLNHALTDPSADVQHYARLDVSHNTSNGYIDRQERDAWSAAFSLLSDLTPNLSHTLALEYQDEHEDSPYWGTPVLNPKAGELKIDKHNRFNNYNVEDGRYEQRTIWVRSIIDYRINDSTTLRNTLYHLDSQRDYRNLETYQYNADNTAVNRSTAYQVRHQGEQNGNQFELRHDNTLFGLDTTWSGGFEYKVNQTTNSPLNVKGASTVDPNNYRPGRFYDIPGTNPKLISDKTNEVTTKALFAENRLALTDKLSLLTGLRYDDIDLDVTNHRTVTAANPKHLKRRWEPVTGRAGLTYQFIPSANVYVQYSTAAEQPNGTQDFDVSTGKQWEIGSKFDYLNGRGSATIAAYTIERKDFAVTDPLDPTTSIAVGQQTSKGVEIASSLRITDKLLAEGNFAWVDAQYDDFTEKNAAGVVVSRKGNTPTNVPDRVGNLWLTYDFSPQWRGGVDARYVASVYADTANTMTVPSYTLFGSFLSYKVDSHTTVTGRVRNLTNEVCAEFAHVSPAYYLGTPRTFEFAVMTKF, from the coding sequence ATGAAACAACTCACTTTGCTGGCGAGCCTGTGCGGCTGCCTGTCCGTCAACGTCTGGGCGCAATCCACCGTGGATCTGGCGCCGATCACCATCGATGGCGAATCCGGCGCGGAACCGGGCCTGAGCCTCGACCAATCCAGCGGCATGGCCTCGCGCCTCGGATTAAGCGTGCGCGACACACCCGCCTCGGTGGCCATCGCCAATCGCAACGACATCGAGCGCCACGGCGCGCAAAACTTCCAGGACGCCGCCAACACCCTGCCCGGGGTCAACGCCAGCGCACCGCCGGGGTTTGGCGGATTCGTTTCCTATCGCGGCTTTACCAGCAGCCAGATCACTCAGATGTTCAACGGCATCAACGTGTCCGGCGGCCTCGCGCGGCCAGTCGATTCGTGGATTTACGACCGTGTGGAACTGGTCGGTGGCCCGTCGTCGCTGATCAATGGCGCGGGCTCCGTCGGCGGCTCGCTGAACTACGTGACCAAACTGGCCTCCCGCGATGAACAGGCAGTTGAAGGTCGAATCAGCTACGGCACCTACGACACGACCGAAACCGCGTTCGGCCTCAACCATGCCCTGACCGACCCAAGCGCCGACGTCCAGCATTACGCGCGACTCGACGTCAGCCACAACACCAGCAACGGCTACATCGACCGCCAGGAGCGCGATGCCTGGAGCGCGGCGTTCTCGCTGCTCAGCGATCTCACTCCGAACCTGTCGCACACGTTGGCGCTGGAATATCAGGACGAACACGAAGACAGTCCTTACTGGGGCACGCCCGTACTCAATCCCAAGGCCGGCGAATTGAAGATCGACAAACACAATCGCTTCAACAACTACAACGTCGAGGACGGTCGGTACGAGCAGCGGACAATATGGGTGCGCTCGATCATCGACTACCGGATCAACGACAGCACTACCCTGCGCAACACGCTGTATCACCTCGACAGCCAGCGCGATTACCGCAACCTCGAAACCTACCAGTACAACGCTGACAACACGGCCGTGAACCGTTCCACCGCGTATCAGGTACGCCACCAGGGCGAGCAGAACGGCAACCAGTTCGAGCTGCGCCATGACAACACGCTTTTCGGTCTCGACACGACGTGGTCGGGGGGCTTCGAATACAAGGTCAACCAGACCACCAATTCGCCCCTGAACGTCAAAGGTGCCAGCACAGTGGACCCGAACAACTACCGCCCGGGGCGCTTCTACGATATCCCGGGCACCAACCCCAAGCTGATCAGCGACAAGACCAACGAGGTCACCACCAAGGCGCTGTTCGCGGAAAACCGGCTGGCGTTGACCGACAAGCTCTCGCTGCTTACCGGTCTGCGTTATGACGACATTGACCTCGACGTGACCAACCATCGCACTGTAACTGCCGCTAACCCCAAGCACCTCAAGCGTCGTTGGGAGCCGGTCACCGGCCGCGCCGGCCTGACGTACCAATTCATTCCATCGGCCAACGTCTACGTGCAATACAGCACCGCCGCCGAGCAGCCGAACGGTACGCAGGACTTCGACGTTTCGACCGGTAAACAGTGGGAGATTGGCAGCAAATTTGATTATCTGAACGGGCGTGGTTCTGCGACGATTGCCGCCTACACCATTGAGCGAAAGGACTTTGCCGTGACCGATCCGCTGGACCCGACCACCAGCATTGCGGTCGGTCAGCAGACCTCGAAAGGAGTAGAGATCGCCAGCTCGTTACGGATCACCGACAAGTTATTGGCCGAAGGTAACTTCGCCTGGGTCGATGCGCAGTACGATGATTTCACCGAAAAGAATGCCGCCGGGGTGGTGGTATCGCGCAAGGGCAACACGCCGACCAACGTGCCGGATCGGGTCGGCAATCTGTGGCTGACCTATGATTTTTCGCCGCAATGGCGAGGTGGGGTTGATGCGCGGTATGTCGCGTCGGTGTATGCCGACACGGCGAACACCATGACCGTGCCGTCGTACACCTTGTTTGGCAGCTTCCTCAGCTACAAGGTGGATTCGCACACCACCGTGACCGGGCGCGTGCGCAACCTGACCAATGAGGTGTGTGCCGAATTCGCGCATGTTTCGCCGGCGTATTACCTCGGAACACCGCGGACCTTTGAATTTGCGGTGATGACGAAATTTTAA
- a CDS encoding DUF2946 domain-containing protein gives MKFSRSDRSLLAWMLYCCVLFNVFACSIGHGQMVGMQLNGIGGQFCTVDPATQAPLASNPTEEQLPTLSKAFGCPLCSVGGGMGPAFNSSLTLAILPEQHSPPVAPIVSADLPARFTWPSANPRAPPLA, from the coding sequence ATGAAATTCTCCCGTTCCGATCGCTCACTGCTGGCCTGGATGCTCTATTGCTGCGTCCTGTTCAACGTGTTCGCCTGCAGCATCGGTCACGGACAAATGGTCGGCATGCAGCTCAACGGTATCGGCGGCCAGTTCTGTACGGTCGACCCGGCCACCCAGGCACCGCTCGCCAGCAATCCCACCGAAGAACAATTGCCAACCCTGTCCAAGGCCTTCGGTTGCCCGCTGTGCTCGGTCGGCGGCGGCATGGGCCCGGCGTTCAACTCGAGCCTGACCCTGGCGATCCTGCCGGAACAACACAGCCCGCCAGTGGCGCCCATCGTCAGCGCCGACCTCCCTGCCCGCTTCACATGGCCTTCGGCCAATCCTCGCGCCCCACCGCTCGCCTGA
- a CDS encoding Na+/H+ antiporter subunit E, with the protein MKRVFPAPLLSLALCALWLTLNLSISPGNLLLGAILGFAAPLMMRKLRPKQVRIRRPGTILRLFLLVGRDVVTSNLIVAWGVLNAGRRPPHSGFVKVPLDLRDAHGLATLAMICTVVPGTVWSELSLDRSILLLHVWDLDDEAQFIEHFKTTYERPLMEIFE; encoded by the coding sequence ATGAAGCGTGTGTTTCCTGCACCGTTGTTGTCGCTGGCGCTGTGCGCCTTGTGGCTGACCCTGAACCTGTCGATCAGCCCGGGCAATCTGCTGCTCGGCGCGATACTGGGTTTTGCTGCACCGTTGATGATGCGCAAACTGCGTCCGAAACAAGTGCGCATTCGCCGTCCGGGAACGATTCTGCGTCTGTTCCTGCTCGTGGGCCGTGACGTGGTGACGTCCAACCTGATCGTCGCCTGGGGCGTGCTCAACGCCGGCCGTCGCCCTCCGCACTCGGGTTTTGTCAAAGTCCCGCTGGACTTGCGCGATGCCCACGGTCTGGCGACCCTGGCGATGATCTGCACGGTGGTGCCCGGCACAGTGTGGTCGGAACTGTCGCTGGATCGCAGCATTCTGTTGCTGCACGTCTGGGATCTGGATGATGAAGCGCAATTCATCGAGCACTTCAAGACCACCTACGAGCGGCCGTTGATGGAGATTTTCGAATGA
- a CDS encoding K+/H+ antiporter subunit F — MSPLLSNAILLTLFLFSLAMVLTLVRLFKGPSAQDRVLALDYLYIVAMLMMLTLGIRYSSDTYFEAALLIALFGFVGSFALAKFLLRGEVIE; from the coding sequence ATGAGCCCATTACTGTCGAATGCCATCCTGCTGACGCTGTTCCTGTTCTCGCTGGCCATGGTGCTGACGCTGGTGCGCCTGTTCAAAGGCCCGTCGGCACAGGATCGGGTCTTGGCGCTGGATTACCTGTACATCGTCGCGATGCTGATGATGCTGACCCTGGGCATTCGTTACTCCAGTGACACGTATTTCGAAGCGGCGCTGCTGATCGCGCTGTTCGGCTTCGTCGGCTCGTTTGCCCTGGCGAAATTCCTGCTGCGTGGCGAGGTGATCGAATGA